In Shewanella glacialimarina, the genomic stretch TACCTAAGTTGATGTGGTTGATAATTAACTTAGGCCGCAGAGGAGGATTGTCAGCTATCAATTTAATTGATGTGAAATATAAAAACTCGCTACAAAATTAAGATAATGACTTTAGTACACCTATTTCGGAAATCTGACTACTAATCCTGTAAGCGGGTTTTTATCAGTTTATCATCTGCTCTTAGCAGTGATTAGTCTGCTGACAGCTCACCAATCAAGTTCATTTGCATCGATTTCTTAATTTCTTCTGGTGTCAAATTTATTGAAAGCAAATAGTGCAATTTTGCTAATGCTGCTTCAATAGTCATATCCATACCACTTATTACGCCAGCCTTAGCTAATGAGTTACCTGTCGCATAACCGCGCATATTGACTTTGCCCTGAAAACATTGAGTCAGGTTGACTAGGACTATTCCACGCTCATCGGCCTGTTTTAATGCCTGTAAAAGCAGTGGGTCCTGTGGTGCATTTCCCACTCCAAAGGTAAGCATGATTAATGCTTTAACCGGTTGCTGTAAAATATTGTTAAATATTTGGGTTGAAATTCCGGGATATAAAGTCACTACCCCAATAGGCTGCGGTTTGATATTAATTACATTTAAAGGCGAGTTTGTCGGCTGAGTGATTTTGCCTTCTTTGATATTAATCTTAATACCCGCCTCAAGTAGTAGCGGGAAGTTAGGTGAGGCAAATGCATCAAAGCCATCGGCATGGGCCTTAGTTGAACGATTACCTCTAAACAATTTATTGTTAAAAAATAAACAGACTTCTGCTATTGGGTAATTGGCAGCGATATACAATGAGTTTAATAAGTTTGTTTGACCGTCAGAACGAAGCTGCGCTAAAGGAATTTGAGAGCCAGTGACAATGACAGGTTTTGATAGCCCTTGTAGCATAAATGACAATGCTGAAGCGGTATAAGCCATAGTGTCGGTGCCATGTAATATGACAAAACCATCGTATTTTTCATAATTAGCTTTTATGTCATTAGCGATGAGTTGCCAATCCGTAGGCGCCATATTTGAAGAGTCAATTAATGGGCTGTATTCCTGGATCACAAAGCTTGGCATTTCTTCGTGATAAAACTCAGGCATAGACTGAACGCAATCGGTTAAAAAGCCAGAAACAGGTGCAAAACCATTAGCGGTTTTTTGCATACCTATTGTTCCGCCCGTATAGGCAACGTAAATAGCGCGTTTAGTCATGGATTAGCTCAAATTAGATTAATTTTACATAATGTGTAAATTATACGAGTTATATTGTCGAATCGATATAAAAAAGCCTGCTAAGCAGGCTTTTTTTACATATTTAATATTTCTATGCTAAAAACTAGAAGTCACATTGCTCACAGTAAAGGTACACTCCCTGCGGGTCATCAAACTTAGCAAAGTCTTCAATCACGCCACTCCACTGGGTTAACATGGTTTCGAGTATGGATGATTTATGCGCAGATACTGGTATATAAGCCGCTGAGGCGCCTATTAACTGTTGAATAAACTGTTGTTCAGTAGTCAATTCCTGTTCAATTAATTTGGTATCAAACTTATCCATTTCAGCCAGTTCTGCAGCTTTTGCGATAGCTTGTTTCATGTCGCCAATTTCATCAACAAGACCTAATTCAAGTGCACGGTTACCGGTCCAAACACGGCCCTGGGCAATATTATCGACTTGTTCAAGTGTCATATTACGCTCGGAGGCAACAAGAGAAATAAACTCATGGTAACCACGTTCTATATGACGTTGAATAACGGCTTTTACATTGGGACTTAAACTGCGAGTAGGTGAGAGACCAGCCCAATCTGATGTTGCTACGCCGTCTGAATTAACACCCAAATGGCTTAGGGTATCTTCAAAGGTGGCAAACATGCCAAAAATACCAATTGAACCGGTAAGCGTCGTCGGAGTTGCATAAATATAATCAGCGCTTGCTGAAATCCAGTAACCGCCAGACGCGGCTAAACTTCCCATACTCACAACAACGGGTTTACCTGCATTTTTAAGTGCCAGCACTTCTTGGCGTATTTGCTCCGAAGCAAATGCACTGCCACCAGGGCTATCTACCCGTAACACCACAGCTTTTACTTTATCGTTTAAACGAGCTTTACGCAGGTATTCAGACGTGGTTTCACCGCCAATTTGTCCAGCGGGCTGGGCGCCATTAAGAATGTTACCTTTTGCGACAATAATGCCTACTGAATCATTTTCAATAAACTGAGGTAGCGGTGCGGTGAGTGATAGGTAATCATTGAAACCTATTTGACGGTATGAATTACCTTCTTTATTGCTACCGACAAGTTCTATCATGGCGAGGCGAAATTGCTCCGCAGAAACAAGCTCATCAACCCAACCCATATTCATTGCCATCAATGCACTGTCACCGTTTGCTTTATCTAACTGAGCTAAATAAGCATCGGTATCAAGCACTAATTGATCAGGGCTAATGCCGCGGTTTTTAGCAACACTAGTTGAATAGCTTTGCCAAATATCGCCCAGCAATTCATCACTAGCAGCTTTGTCAGCGTCAGACATGTCATCACGAATAAAAGGTTCTACCGCTGACTTGAAAGTACCAACACGAAAAACATGGGTGTTAATTTTAAGCTTTTCTAGTGCAGACTTATAGTAAAGGCGATAACGGCTTAATCCGTCAAGACTAACCATGCCTTTAGAGTTTAAAAATAAGGTGTCTGCATAGCTCGCAAGGAAGTACTGGTTTTGGCTGTAACCATCCTCCATTGCAATCACTTTTTTACCGGCAGCTTTAAACTCAGTTAACGCATCGCCAATATTAGTCATTTTGCTTACACCTGCCGAGCGTAAGTTACTTAAATTAAGTACTATGGTGCTAATTCGTGTATCTAGGGTGGCGTTGTTAATCACATAAAGCACATCAGCTAACAGAATTTCAGCATCGGGATTATCATTGCCCTGTGCTAACACAGCTTCAAAGGGATCAACAAAGCGTTTTTGATCGACTATATGACCCGATAAGTCCAGCACTAAGGCTGTTTGATTGTCGAGCACAATTTCATCTTCTGAAGTCATGACCGCAATAATGATGACTGCTAATATGCTGAAAAAAACAAAATTGATAATTAATTTTCTTATAGTGTTCACTGTATTCCATAATAAGGTGAACAACCTTTTTAAAAACGGGGGTTTAGTGGACATTTACCACTCCTATAACATTCTAATAATGTCATCCTAACTGAAAATGGATTTAAATGGTAAATTCAATTGTAAACGTTTTTGACAATCCGCTGTGTCAATGATTGAGCTTTATCAAAGTTAAGGTTATGCTGGTTTCAATCACTTGTTTAAAAAGGATGTTTGAATGTCGTTTCCACACATACTAGAACCTTTAGATTTAGGCTTCACGCAGTTGAAAAACCGCGTGTTAATGGGCTCTATGCACACAGGCTTAGAAGAAGAAAAAGGCGGATTTGAGAAACTGGCAGCGTTTTATAAAGAACGAGCCGCTGGCGGAGTAGGATTAATTGTTACTGGCGGTATCGCGCCTAATATGCGTGGACGTCTTGCGCCTCATGCATGCCAATTAAGCTTTCCTTGGCAAGTCAGTAAACACAAAATTGTTACCGATGCAGTGCATGACGCTGGCGGTAAAATCTGTATGCAAATTTTGCATGCGGGTCGTTACAGCTATCATCCTTTTAGCTTGGCGCCGAGTAAAGTGAAATCACCGATCACGCCTTTTACCCCTTCGGCTATGTCATCAAGACAAGTTAATAATACCATTAAAGATTATGCCAGCAGCGCTAAATTAGCCCGTAAAGCAGGTTACGATGGTGTTGAAGTGATGGGATCAGAAGGGTACTTGATTAATCAATTTATCAGTTCTCGTACCAATAAAAGAACCGATGAATGGGGCGGCAGTTATCAAAACCGGGTTAAGTTTCCTTTAGAAATAGTCAAAGCTATCCGTGACAAAGTCGGTAAAGATTTCATTATCATTTTCCGTTTATCTATGTTGGACTTAGTCGATAATGGATCAACTTGGGATGAGGTTGTTGAACTGGCAAAATCATTAGAAGCCGTCGGCGTGAGTATTATCAATACTGGTATTGGTTGGCATGAAGCGCGAGTACCGACAATTGCTACCAGTGTCCCAAGGGGCGGCTTTGCATGGGTGACAGAAAGATTAAAATCGGAAGTTAGCATACCTTTAGTGGCTACAAACCGTATTAATACCCCCGAAATTGCCGAACATATTATTGCCTCTGGCCAAGCGGATATGGTGTCTATGGCACGGCCATTTTTAGCTGATGCTGAATTTGTTAATAAAGCAGCGGCTAATCAAAGCGAGTTAATTAATACCTGTATTGGCTGTAATCAGGCTTGCCTTGATCATACCTTCTCGATGAAGCGCGCCACTTGTTTAGTGAATCCGCGTGCGTGTTATGAAACAGAAATTAACTTTACCCCAACCCAGGCGAAGAAACGCATAGCAGTTATGGGCGCAGGTCCTGCTGGAATGGCGTTTTCTGTTTATGCAGCAACTCGCGGCCATGACGTGGTGTTGTTTGAAGCGAAAAGTGAAGTGGGCGGCCAGTTCAACTTGGCGCGTAAAATCCCTGGTAAGGAAGAGTTTAATGAAACCATTCGCTACTTTACCAATCAGATTAAACTGCTTAAGGTCGATTTACGTTTAAATACTAAGTTAGATGCCCAAGTATTGAAGCAAGAGCATTTTGATGAAGTGGTGATTTCTTCGGGTGTGGTACCGCGTAATCTTAAGTTAGAAGGTTTTGATGATCCCCGTGTGGTTGATTATCAAAAGGTGCTTAATGGCGAAGTTGAAATTGGTCAAAAAGTCGCATTAATCGGTGCCGGTGGTATTGGTTTTGATATGGCGCATTTTTTATGTGAAAAAGAGTCTTCTACATTGCAACCCGATAAATGGTTAAAGCAGTGGGGCATTGATAAAGAGTATCAGAATCGTGGTGGACTGACAGAAGAAGCGGAGCATCACCCAAGCCGTGAAATCTATTTGCTACAACGCAAAACCACTAAAATGGGCAAAGGCCTAGGCAAAACGACTGGTTGGATCCATCGCTCAGTGCTTAAACAGCATGAAGTTAATATGATGACCGGAGTCAGTTATGAAAAATTTGACTCACAAGGGCTACATATTAAAGTCGGTGATGTATCTCAAATTCTTGCGGTTGATAATGTCGTGCTATGTGCGGGACAAGAATCAAATCGCACCTTAGTGGATGAAATGAAAGCGACAGGGCTACCGGTTCACCTTATTGGTGGTGTTGATGTTGCCGCTGAGTTAGATGCTAAACGTGCGATAAGACAAGGTGCTGAATTGGCTATGTCAATTTAGCTCTTGGATGAGGCAAGTCGCTATTTTTAAAAGCCTAACATTCTGTGTTAGGCTTTTTTATTTATCCTTAAACACAGTTTCTGGTACTAAAGGCAGTGGCCACGGGTATAGCTTAATTCAACTAGCAATATACAGTTTTTCGTCTGGCCTTAAACCTATATATAGGTTTATTCAATTACATCGAAAGTCTACCAAAAAAGAGACTATAAGCGGGCGTTTACGTCATACCTCCCATCATAATAGACTAAAGCTCCAGCACATTTTTGCGCCATTCCTTGTTAGAGATGCCAATTCGCCGATTTCAACTTAATGAATAATTTTCAGTCTATTCGGGTAATAAAGGTTTGCTCGTCATCCACAAAAGCTACAAAGCCGCCGTGATAGATAAATACCCGACCACGCCCCTCAACTAAGCAGGCAAGCTGTGGGTACAAATCTTCTTCGTTACCCTGTCTTTGATATGTGCCGATATCGGTGATTACGCCGCTGAGAGTAGGCAAATATCTATAAGTTCGCTTTGCTTGGTCAACCAGGTTCAATTCGCTGGCGGTAGAGAAGCAAGAGGGTATCGTACCGGCTTCTTCGATAAACATAGTTTTCAGTTCTTCAAAAGCTGTGATCACTAGCCAGTCGATGCTGTTAACATGATGGATAAACATTGAGTTTCTCGGTAATTCTGATGCGGAGATTTTAACATTATCAGGGGCAGAACGTAGTAGATATTTATTAATTCTGTGCAATTTACGGTCATTCACTAGGCCACCTTGCTGACACGTCTTTGCCCCAGAGTGTGTTTGCCATTTTGAAAAAAAGTAAACGTCGTGGCGCTTCGCCCACACCAGACCAAAGGGGCAAAACGCTTGCGCCCCTTTGGAAACCCTCAGCGCCCCAGACGAAAAATGCTGTAAAGCGCATAATTTCGATGGGGATCGATCCAGCTTTAAACTTCATCTGTAACCGGCTTCGGCCATTATCAAAAAGCCCTAACGCTTCCGATGAGCCGTCCCTGGCCCAACGAAAGCTAGCGTGGCACCCATGCCAAGCTCACGGCCTTTTCTCGATGACCTCAATTCAAATTTAGTCTGGAAGGTTTTGTGTCTACTAGTTATGAACATAGTTAAATCGAAGAAGCGAAAATATCATCTGCATAATAACCTGCTGCAGGCAATAGATGAGATTGAAGTCACGGACTGACTTAATCTATCCAATGTAATGTGCATTAAAACATTGAATTAAAGCTATAAAGTAGATTAAAGTATGGAAACTTAAGGACAAAGTAGGGCAACCTCGAACGTAATCATCGAGCGCGCCATTTAGGGAAGAAAAAGCCATTCAATAGCATGTGCCCATCAGCTCCCTTTTTAAAGTTTACTCTGACCCCCTAATTTTAAACAACCTGGTTTTAACCTCGGCTTAGGTAAGAGGGTAATATTGCTCTTAATGCCGCTTTACAAATAGGAAAATGTTTTGAGAATAATTGTATTACTTCTACCCATAATATTTATATGTTCATGTTCATCAGTAGATGAACATTCTGCTTGTGCATTTGTTATTGGTGCAAATGATAGCAATCAAAGAATAGAAGAAGAAAATTCAAGACCAAATGCTCGAGAAAATAGCAAAGCTGGCATAACAAATGTTATCAATGGGGTTTTAAGTGTTTTTTCTGAATTAATAAATAAGTCTGAAAAAGAATGTGAGTTTTAAACCAGGGCGGGAAGTCACTTAATTAATTACATATTTCCCCAAAAAAGAAGGTATAAAGCAAGAGAAAGCTGAAAGCATCTACTTTCTTGATCTTATGAGAAATATATTAATTTCTTATAGGGAAATGCATCGAATGCATCAGTTGATTAAGTGCCTGTTTAATTATTACTATTTAATTCATCAAAAAGCCGCTTAATCGGGTAGCCGGAGGTGTCTAGCCTCCAGTCCCCACACCACCCTGCATGCGGCTCCGCACAGGGACGTTCATTTAGACGCCTAACCTAAACTTACTGGTTAACTATTTATTACAATAGTTAACTGCGATCCATCTCTTAGTGAACATAAGCCCGCTTCTTAAGATAGTCATTACAAATGATAATGCAAATCGTAAACTTTAGAGCCTAAGCACTAACAAGCTTTTGTCCAAAAACGAGTTAACTCTTGTTCTGATTTAGCTTTTACTACAATCACAAATGAAGCTAAATCGAAGAGATAAAAATGCAGGTGCAGATGAGCCAGCGAGTATCCAAAACAGGGCGAAGTTTCACTAAGTGAAACTTTTCTGAGCGAGAGGCATGGATGCCGAACTGGCTGTTTAACATGGATGTTATTTGTTTTGGTTAAGCCCACATGGATGCTGATTTTAAAACCAAGAGCCGGCGTCTAGCTCAATCATTTGTACATGGAGTCACATTTTGAGCCCATTCTGTCCAGAAGTGAGCTTGAAGCTCATCAAGCTTTATCATTATCGCTCGGCGATGAACGTCGCATGTATATTATCGATGCCAATTAACCTCTTAGGTATTTTGTGCGGCTTGTTTTGTTACTTGCGCTACTACCTTCTTTGCAACCTCATCTATTATTTGCTCTGTTATCGAACATTTATCGCCCCACTTTTGTGCATTTAAACAACTGTTTTAATGGGTGCTAAATAAGCCAAATATTCTTATTTATTCATAACGCACTGTAATTAAATAATATTGTCTGTCTTATTATTGTCATTAATCTGTCTTCTTACTGTTACTTAACACTGGCATGGTAGCTGCTATTACTTGTTATGGTGCAGAGCATGGAGACAAATATGGGGCTAGAGAAGTTACTGTATTTGCAGGGCGTTGGGGCAGAGTTTATTGACTGCTTTGGCAGGCATGTAAAAATTGATCAACACGATAGGCTAGGGATAGTAAAAGCGATGTTGGCACCAAATGGCCATGAGCCATTATCAGCATCCTTAAGTAAGCATCTGCCAGTTAATAGCAGTATTAATAAAAGCATTAACAATAGTATCAGTCACGATGAACCTTTGAGTGTGTCTATCGTTGAGGAGACTGTTTATACGTTAGATGCAAAGCCATGGTTATCGATATTACCTTCTTTTCAATACAGTTATGTATCAATGGCCGCTGCACACATTCATTTACCTGAACAAGATGCTGTGGTTAGGGTTGAAATCATTTTTGATCAAATGAGTCGCCGCCCTATAGATTCACCTAGCAGCGCTGTATTTACTTGTCGTACGAGTGACATGGCCATTATTGGTGAGTATTACTACCAAGGTGTTCGTTATTGCCGCTATCAATTTACCCTCAATCAATTTACTGAATTTGCTATTCCTGATGGTTATCATCATATATCGGTAGAAATTGAGTCTGCAGCGAATATAAACACGGTTTCTTCTGCCTCAGCAACTTTACTTATTGCCCCTAATCATTGTTTTGATGCTGGGCTGGTTAAGCAAACCCAACAAAAATTGTGGGGAATAAGCGTCCAACTTTATAGTTTAAAAAAGGGCGGCGAGGGTTTTGATGCAATAGGGGACTTTAGCAGCTTAAAAAAAATGATTGAATATAGTGCCTCTATGGGGGCTGATTTTGTCATGCTTAATCCTTTACATGCACTTGATATTACTAATCCAGACAATTGTAGTCCCTATAGTCCAACAGACAGAAGACGACTGAATCCACTCTATATCGATCTTGATGAGATGCACAATCTGTTAACTAAAGACAGTAATACTTATGTTGATATGAAACATAATGATTTTTATGTGAAAATAAATCATTTAAAAAATATCAGTTACAAAAAGGTTTTTGACTATAAATATCGCTCATTTGTAATTATGTATGAATTATTTTCTGCTAATAGTAAGGCTGTAAATTCAAGTTATTATCAACAGTTTCGCCAATTTGTTGAGCAAGAAGGTCAGTCACTGCAGCAGTTTTGTGCAGATCAGGTATGTCAATCTCCCCAATGGCTAACTATGCCAGAAGAGTTTTATGCCTATTTGCAGTTTATCGCGGTAGAGCAACTTAAGGCATGCCAAGCATATTGCACATCCCTTGATATGAAAATCGGCCTGATTGGTGATTTAGCCATAGGCGCCTTACTTAGTGGCAATGAAGTACAAAGCAATATTGGTCAGTTTTGTACACAAGCCAGTATTGGTGCGCCGCCAGATCCTTTTTCGGCAAGTGGCCAAAATTGGGGGTTAACGCCATTAGATCCCGTTAAGCTGAAACAGGCTGACTATCAACATTTTATTGATTTGCTTCATACTAATATGCGCTTTTATGGTGCAATTAGAATTGATCATGTTATGGGATTACTCAGACTCTGGTGGTGGCCTGTCAATAAACACTGGGGCAACGGCGCCTATGTTTACTACCCATTAGAGACTCTACTCGCCATTGTTTGTATTGAGAGCCATCGCGCTAATTGCGTTGTTATTGGTGAAGACTTAGGCACGGTTCCGCCTGAAATTATCGATGCTATGGCTCAGCGTAATATTTTATCGAATCAATTATTTTATTTTACTACACAACAACATCAGTTCTGTCCGCCTGATTCACACAAAACCAATAGTTTAATGATGTTGGCTAATCACGATGTCGCACCATTAAAAGCCTGGTGGCAAGGTGAAGATTTATTGATCCGTCAGCGCTTAGCGCAATATGAGTCAGAACAGGATTTTATCACCGAAGCTGAGCAACGTGACGTTGATAAATGGCACCTTATTGATTGGCTAGTTATCGGGCTTGGCCAAGTTAAATCTGGTGGCCTGCACTTGCCTGTTGACGTCAGTTTGTTACTTGCAGAATTACAAAACTTGTTAAGCCAATATCATCAGATACCTGTCGACAAACGTGCACCTCACATGGGCTTAAAAAAAGCTTTATCTGAATTAGTTTTCAATCGGTTACTTAATGCTTGGCTGATTGTGGCGTCAACAAGTAACTCGACATTATTTTGTGTCCAGCTTGCTGATTTGATGGCTGATAACCACTGCGTCAATATTCCGGGAACCTGGAAAGAGTTTCCTAATTGGCAACGCCGATTACCGATGACCTTGACGCAACTGTTTCAAGATAAGGCCATTCAGCAACGATGCCAATTAGTCTTGGCGAGCAGAAATCACCACAACCAAAATGAATAGCCAGAACAACTTAATACCGTTAGGCCAGCAAACGACAAAAATTACCTTATGGAAGCCATTATGATGATAACAAGTGCCACCAATATTCATGCTTCAGTGCTTAGTCAGATAAGTGTGGGTCAATTTAACGATGTGTTCTCGCAACTTGGAATGCATTATGTTGAAGAGATTAAATCACTTGTTATAAATTGCTTTTTACCAGAGGCAAGTCAGGTTGAGGTGATTGATTTAAAAAGTGGTCGTAAAGTGGCAACACTGACTGCGGTTGATGCTGGTTTTTTTAGTGGCAAAATTCCCCGTCGTAAAAATAAGTTTCAATATCTATTGCGAGTCAGTTACCCGCTTAGTGTGGTTGAGATTATTGACCCTTACCAATTTGATAGCCTACTTGATGATAAAGATGTTTATTTATTCAACGAGGGCTCACAGTTACAAGCTTATTTATTTCAAGGCGCTAATTGGCAAACCCACCAAGGTATTAAAGGGGTTCACTTTTGCGTGTGGGCGCCTAATGCACAAAATGTTGCGCTTGTTGGCGATATGAACCATTGGGATCCGCGCCGTCATATATTAAGACGACATCCAGCAAGTGGCTTGTGGGACATCTTTATCGCTGATGTTGATGCCGGCATGCATTATAAGTTTAGTATTGAAGATGCGCAGGGCAATAGGCATGAAAAGTCAGATCCCTACGCCAAAATGATGCAGGCTGCACCGGGGAATGCATCTATTGTGACTGATGTTGATGCTTATCAATGGCAAGATACTAACTGGAAGACACAAAGGATAGCTAACGCACAACAATCTAGTCGTCAAAGTTGCAATCAACCGATGGCAATATATGAGGTGCAACTAGCCTCATGGCGCCGCAAAGGGGACACAGGTGAATGCTTTTATGACTATCAGCAATTAATCGATGAACTTATTCCCTATGTCAAAAAAATGGGTTTTACACATCTGCAATTAATGCCGATCAGTGAATATCCATTTGATGGTTCGTGGGGTTATCAACCCGTAGGCTTGTATGCACCGACCTATCGTTTTGGCAAACCAGAAGGCTTAAAAGCCTTTATCGACAGTTGTCACCAACATGACCTAGCAGTGTTGCTTGATTGGGTACCGGCACATTTTCCTAAAGACCCACACGGCCTGGCTCGTTTTGATGGTTCATGTCTTTATGAACATGCCGATCCACGCCAGGGAGAGCACCCAGATTGGGATACCCTTATTTATAACTATGGCCGAGCGGAAGTTAACAGTTTCTTGTTAAGTAATGCTTATTACTGGTTAAGTGAGTTTCATTTTGACGGCCTTAGATTAGATGCCGTGTCGTCAATGTTGTATTTAGATTATTCAAGAGAACAAGACCAATGGTTACCCAATGAACACGGGGGCCGTGAGAATTTAGCTGCGATAAGTTTTCTAAAACGACTGAATATCGAAATGTATCAAGCTTTTCCGGGCATAGATATGGTCGCTGAAGAATCTACCGCTTGGGGCGGAGTGACTCAAAGTACCGAGCATCAAGGTTTAGGTTTTGGTTATAAGTGGAATATGGGCTGGATGAATGACTCGCTTAGTTATTTAAAGCGCGATCCGCTTTATCGCTCTCACCACCACAATGAACTGACATTTGGTTTAGTGTATGCCTATACAGAGCAATTCATACTGTCGGTTAGTCACGATGAAGTGGTGCACGGTAAGGGTTCGCTCATTAATAAGATCCCCGGAGATGACTGGCAAAAATTTGCTACTTTACGGGCCTACTTTGGTTTTATGTGGGCTCATCCAGGCAAGAAGCTGTTATTTATGGGGTGCGAATTTGCACAGCGAAACGAATGGAATCATAACCTAAGTTTAGATTGGCATTTACTAGAGTATCAAGCTCATCAGCAAATACAGCACTGGATCCAAGATCTTAATGCACTTTACCTGCACACCCCGGCATTATATGCACTTGATACTCATCCGGCGGGTTTCAGTTGGCTTGATTGCCATAACGAGGCCAATAGTATTTTAGTGTTTGCTCGATTTGGCAAACAGTCTAATGAGCATGTAGTGATTGTGATCAATATGACACCAACAGTGCACCATGATTTTCGCATCGGTTTACCTCAACATACAGCTTATCAGCAAGCGTTAAACAGTGATTATGCCCGCTATGGCGGATCGAACCTGATTAATGAGCATGCTATCGATGCTGAAGTT encodes the following:
- the glgB gene encoding 1,4-alpha-glucan branching protein GlgB, which produces MMITSATNIHASVLSQISVGQFNDVFSQLGMHYVEEIKSLVINCFLPEASQVEVIDLKSGRKVATLTAVDAGFFSGKIPRRKNKFQYLLRVSYPLSVVEIIDPYQFDSLLDDKDVYLFNEGSQLQAYLFQGANWQTHQGIKGVHFCVWAPNAQNVALVGDMNHWDPRRHILRRHPASGLWDIFIADVDAGMHYKFSIEDAQGNRHEKSDPYAKMMQAAPGNASIVTDVDAYQWQDTNWKTQRIANAQQSSRQSCNQPMAIYEVQLASWRRKGDTGECFYDYQQLIDELIPYVKKMGFTHLQLMPISEYPFDGSWGYQPVGLYAPTYRFGKPEGLKAFIDSCHQHDLAVLLDWVPAHFPKDPHGLARFDGSCLYEHADPRQGEHPDWDTLIYNYGRAEVNSFLLSNAYYWLSEFHFDGLRLDAVSSMLYLDYSREQDQWLPNEHGGRENLAAISFLKRLNIEMYQAFPGIDMVAEESTAWGGVTQSTEHQGLGFGYKWNMGWMNDSLSYLKRDPLYRSHHHNELTFGLVYAYTEQFILSVSHDEVVHGKGSLINKIPGDDWQKFATLRAYFGFMWAHPGKKLLFMGCEFAQRNEWNHNLSLDWHLLEYQAHQQIQHWIQDLNALYLHTPALYALDTHPAGFSWLDCHNEANSILVFARFGKQSNEHVVIVINMTPTVHHDFRIGLPQHTAYQQALNSDYARYGGSNLINEHAIDAEVQAWQGQDYSALITVPPLSCVIFTPVIKPSVKSLSQPKTKAKSEPKAKSKPKTSSKT